A stretch of DNA from Scatophagus argus isolate fScaArg1 chromosome 23, fScaArg1.pri, whole genome shotgun sequence:
GCCTGATGTAGGTCTATTATATAGGTTTTCTAAAGCTTCAGCTATACCACAGTGGAATATTGGAAACATCCATGTaggttttaatgagtttttgTGGGGTTCAAAGTGCAGCGTGATGTGCATATATGATTCACAGAGCAAGATGGGCTCCAACAACAACGTCTCTCACAAGACCTTTCTCCATCGTCGCTGATCAGTgagtctgttttcatttatgacCTTGAGACTCTGCCTTCACACTGCTGGATGCTGCGTTCTGGCTCTCTGCTGCTTTACAAGAACTGGATTTTATCTTTTCTCAATGAAGGTGCTTCTTccttctttatttccttttttttttaagcttagATATGATGACACATCTTTCCTTGAGTGATGTGTGTGGGAGGCCGGGATAATTTCTCTAAAGACGGTGCAGATAAACACCACATGACGATCTCAACAATAAAGcgtgtcattttcattttagctcACATCCAAATACAAGCTCATTCCagtctcactgtctctgtctcagggCTGATTTTTATCCTCACTAATCGTTCTGCCCCCCCAGAGCCCAGACACTTATATGGTTCTTTATAGCCTGGAGGCTCTTTCTGGTGTGGGCCAGCCCACCTCCAGTCCCGCCCAGCCCACCCCCAGATCCCTGCCCGCTTGAGTGACCTGATTGGCCAAACGCTCCGTCCATCTCCCGCATCTCTTTGTTCATCTTGGCGATCCGCAGCCTGAGATGGAGAAGATCAGTtagaaaagctgctgttgttaAACTGGTTTTCATGGTCACACGAGAGGTCTCTCTGGTCCCTAGTACTCACAGAGTGACGATGTCAGCGTTGGCGTTGTCCACAGCTATAGTTATGGGGTCTTTCTGGTTCCTGTCTTTGGCGTTGTAGTCTGCTCCTCGCTTCAAGAAGAGACAAACCAGCCTGGGACAGCAAAGAGACACATaagagtgtgactgtgtgtgcaaaGCTTTTCCAGCTTTGCCTTTCTTTTTTGCGTCGGCTGATTACCTCCACTCCAACATCATGCTTGTACAGGATTAAATAGTAAGCTCCACACAATGACGTTATGATATTGTTTTCATCGTGCATGAAAATGCAGAGAGGATTGCCACAAAGGGGGGGGTTTAGTTTGTTAATGGTAGTTTTGGTAGTTTTGAACAAGAACATTTCAAGAACTGAGTAAAGGCATATGGAGATCTTGCATGAATTTGCCTGAAATGAAACCTTGTACTCGAatgaactgtaaaaataaaacttagTCTTAAATTATGCATCAAACTTGTGAATCCACAGCAGAAGTCTGCTGTCTGACCCTGGCCAGATGAGATAAGAGCCTGATCTTGCCTTGACTTCTGACAAGCAGTACAAGTAAAGGCAGGACTCAGTGAAATAATATTATCTGCATTTTGTATCTTCCAGTATTCACTTGGAAAGAATACTTAGTAGACATCTTGTTGTAAAGCCACAACTTTGCACTGCTTTGAAACATTTGACATGAACATCTATAAATCATGACCACTGCACAAAGATGGAAAAAGTTGAGCTGAAAAATATCTTAACTTTGTGATTCTAGCTTGCTTGCAGCTCTTTGAGAGactcttttgtattttgtttcagttctttttctcctttgtgttGACATTTCCCACTATACACACCACAGGGATGTCAGGCAAACAGAATCTATTTGGCTTCGTTAATGGTTTTGGGCACCATGCCCAACAGCTTCAGTAGATtttctttgagtgtgtgtgtgtgtgtgtgtgtgtgtatatatataaagtaatctgtttattttctctacACTTGGATTTCTGCCTGAGAAACCAACTTGTTTCAGTGTCTCATTTTGTGGCTGTAATTTTGTTCACAATGTTTGCttgtgtatcttttttttttgccgtgACATATCAGGTTGGTCGTCGTTGTTAGTCTGGTTCATGTTTCTGGAATGACACACATTTGTCAGAGGCACTGTTGCTTAGAGTTTTACCCGGTGTGACCCAGGATGGTGGCGTGGTGAAGTGGTCCCCTCCCGTTGATGTCCGCCTGGTTGACGGTGGCACCGTTCTGCAGAAGGAACTCGCAGGCTGCCAGGGCGTTCTGGtgaggaaacaggaagacaTGAGCTTCCGTGTACATATTTACATAGACACACAACCTAAGTGATCTTCTCTGACCCTCCCTCTGCTATCACCTTGCCCAGATGAGCTAGCACGAATGTATAAAACCCTGCTAGTGGCCCCTGTGTTCTCTGGGCCTCTTGGCCCGATGTTGGCGCTACAGGATAGGTGATCTAAGTCATTatggttcatcctctgggaacctGAACGTTAAATTTAATAACAATGGAGAATTTAATGCCGTCCTCACTGCTGAGACAGCTTGTATCAGTGGCGTGCTGGACTCCTCTGCCACATTGACCCAGTTGACGTCGGCTCCGTGGGCCAAAGCGTCGGCCATGACGGGGAAGTTCTGCATGGCTGCCGAGCGGTACAGCAGCGCCCCAGGGTGAAGTCCGCTCagatcctcctcttcctcgtccaTGTCTGAGGGGAGCAGAGggttaaattcttttttttaaattttgacatACATTGCCgttctttttccctcctgcaGAGGCTCAGTACAATTGATTTAATGTGTTACAACGCACTTTTCACAATGTTCTATTTCAGCAGACCACACTGAACACATCGCGCaaggttgtttttgttgtcaggtTGAATGGGTGcaactgtgtttgtatgtgcatgagtgtgttttaGCTCACCTTTGTGAAAGCCTGTATTGTTCTTTTGGACAAGGTCACTGGGACTCAGCCctggggaagagagagagagagagagagcaaagattACTGGTTTATCCTGTTGTctgcaaatgcacacaaaatacagcagatGAGGCCCAGAGGATTATTAACTTTTGCTGGATCACCAAGATtggtgattgtgtgtgtctgtgtgtgtgtttccggTTTGTTGATATCAGCAGCAGTAAGTGAGTGATAAACTAGACAAAAAACCAAGCAACGAGTGGGGTTATTTGACCTTTAAAAgggcaacttgtaaaatatggtcAGAATTCAAAGTTCGCTCTAAAAAGGAGGCATAACATCAGCActcttgtttcttcacattctgctTATGCTGTCAATTcattttataaatgttttaCAGAAAATTCTGACCATATCTTACAAATTGTAACTTTAAAAACCCACTGGTTTCCAACTGTCAGTCTTGATTGCACTCGCTCACGGTTTACCTGTGACCCGAGGCAGAGTAGCTCGGTTTGGTTTGGGTTTGAGTGGTGGTCGCTGTACGGTCCGGTCCTGCGTGGTCGATCGGTTCCTCCTGGCGCTGGATCGACTCAGCGGGGGGTTCCTGCCGGTCTCGGGCAGCTTCTGGATAAACTTCTTTTCAACATATTTTGACCGGATCCATGACTCCTTGTCTCCTCTGAGGCAGGGAGGTGATAGATCGACATCATCCAAAAGAATAAGAGAGATAGGGGGTGTAAATGTCGTTCATATTTCTTCAGCAATCTGAGCCAAAGTTTAAAACAAAGGAAGCCAACATGCAGGGctgcttctgtcagtgtgtttctggaTTTACTTGTTCTCAGATTGTCTCCAACTTACTTGTGCAGCTGTGAGACAAGAACGCGTAACACACATCCCTGAGGCACTTTTTGTCTTTAATCAAGTCttaaattcagttaaaaagaCGTCTATTAGTGGATTTCCTTTCTACAAAAAAAGTGCTATTGCAAAAGgatataaaacttaaaaaaaaaaaaataatcaactcATGAAAGTCCAGACAAGACAAGACTAAAAGCTCATGCTGCAGAAAACGTGCAGCCTCATGGCAAGTTTCCGGGGTTTCCGGAGTCTATAATCACGACGTTAACCATCTGTATCATGTACCTGTGGCACTTCCTGTCTGCTATGACACCACAGGGAGAACAAAAAAGGAAGTTGAATAAAAATCTCACCAGAGCCGTAGGCCGCAGATATAATCATGTGTAAACCAGatgcatcattttttaaaactcagTCACTGAAACACAGATCTGCTGAACACATGTCATTTTAGAGTTGTGGAGAACTTTAGCCAATCCGCCCACAGATATGGAAAGTTAGTCTCCGACCAATGCATACACCGAATACACCATCCACAGGCAGAGTTAAACCCGTATGCAGTGCCATCAGTGcaacagcaggaggagatgaagagtgTGTTTCCGCTGAATGTTTTCGCAGCTACAGTCATGTTGAATCAACAGCTTGATAAATGAGGCTGGAAAATGTTTATCTTTTGGAAATAAGTTCATTCAACTGACAGACCACAGCTTTGTGGTCCCCCTGTGCGCTTTTGTGGGCCAAACACAAGGAAATTGCAAACAGGCCAacaagcaaaatgcaaaaaatcaGCTGAATAATACATGCATTGGTTATTTAAATGAAACTctttaaatatgaatgtaatgTGATTCCATTTGATTCATTAGGTCAGGACTGATTTCTGGTCAGCAGAATTTTTAGCAGATTTGGATTTCCTTCAGCGAGACTTTCCAACAGTGTCACTCAAATCGTAAAACTAAGTGTAACCTGATTCCTTTCCCCTTGTGCACGTGCACTTTTAGGCAAGTATCAACTGAAACAGCGTGGGTTTCAAATACTGTGTGGCCATCATCTCAAATATCTAACACTCAtactgattttttaaaaatgtttatgcCATGTAATCACAGTGTGCACAGCTTTCATAAACGCCAAACACTGACACACGGCCTACTGCCAATACTTCATTGAACCAAGATGTGTGATCTAGTATAGAAGTCGTATTTGGCCACTGCAGCTCGAGATAATGCTAAGATAAGATAACCCTGATGTGTTTGACTCTCCTCTGAGCAGCAATTTCTGTGACGAGTAAACTGAACTGCATTTGTAAAAACCAGCAGAATATCCCTTTAACGTGTGTAATTTGCTTAGGGTGGGTTGTTTGCACCTGGGGCTGCTGGGATGGGGCTTCTTGATGGTGATCTCGTCAATCCGGGCCTCGTAGATCCTGTTGATTACCGTGTTTCCTAATTCACACATCAACTATGGGAGGCAGAGAAATGTGAACATATTTGAGTGCTAACTGCTCTATTTAGAAGTTTATTTAAAGTAAATGCTTACATAATGCATTACATAATGATTATACTCAGTGGATTATTTTGTGAGCACAGAAAATGGCGATAATGAGGTTGTGTAGCTGATGCAGTTACAAGGTTAAATTACCTTAATGAGCTCTGGCTCCCAGGAGTCGAGCGTGAGGGAGCGTACTTTGGAGAAATGGACTCCCAGGCTCCTGTTAGAGAAGGAAACCATTAAAGTTAAAgccaagtgtgtgtatgtgagagagagagaggaagggtgtgtgtgtgtacctgtgtatTCCTGAGCACACGATACAAAGCGTGATGCCCAGGTTTATGGAGGCCCAATCAGGCCCAGGCTCCCCGCAGTCACAACACTGCTTGTTCCCCTGGATCGCCTGAACCTCCTCCAGCGCCTTGCAGCCTTTGCTCTCCTGATCCGCtactcctcctccccctcctcctggaCTGCTCACTGACATCGAGCTGCAGCGCTGTCTCTGATAACCACACACAGGAATGAGGAGATGGACAAAGGCACACAGCCTCCTCTCTACCTCCTTGGATTTAACTCCCACTGAAAAAATACAACTACagaagatggtgtgtgtgtgtgtgtgtgtgtgtgtgtgtgtgtgtgttttctcactggGCTGTGTGGGTCCTCTCTGTGCTCCTGAAACGCTGAGGCGATGCTGTTTTGGACGGCGCTGATCCATGCCTGCTGCTGCCTTTCTGAATCTGCCTGCAACAAacaacacctacacacacacacacacacacacacacacacacacacacacagtgatcatCTTATTTCTCAGTACATGAGAAATTAGCATGGAAAGATTCTCACAACCACGCAGAACGCTCTAATCTACACACTTAAGGCTGAGGAAAACCGCCATCACTTAAATACACATATGCAAGaatgcatgcaaacatgttcacccccacacacatacatatgcacactgcacacacactcactttgacGGGGAGACCACTTCAAAGCAGAATCGTCTCTCATTTTCAGTGCTGGGCTTGACTGTGCAAAGGCGCAAGTCCTCCACCACCACTGTAGGCTGGTCCTGAGagcaacacagacaggaaagacaTGCAGGTCAAAACTGTGCTTGTTGTtatgcacatttgttttttcatagagattgaaaaaaaacatagtGACATCTTATTTCAAATATACCTTGAATTTCTTCTGATACACTAGCTGATTTTTTTGAATCGAAAACCAGCGCCTGGAGTGGAGAAAGAATATGAAAAGTTCATGGAATTGGAGGATTAAACctacagaatatttttaaaaaagcgtGAAAGACAACTCAGCTGTTGGCTGTGAGATATTTCGTGGGTAAACTGGTACCTGCTCCAGGTCTTGAAGGCGTTGCTGGCTCTCTTGTAGAGGTATCCCTCCATGGCGATCCCATTGGCTGCATCGGCATTAAAATCCATGATGGAGTCATCGTAGGACATGTCCtagaaatatgaaagaaaagcaagtcCCTTAGTGTCATAGAAGAGAATTCctgaagttgttttgttttaaattgaaaaaGAGTGTGTTCATTTTTGTGAATGTATTACCTTTTTCTTGATTGCAGCGTGTCTTTGCTCCATGTCCCGCTTGTCCCGGGCAGAGTTCAGAACAAACTGAGTGTGCTGGTAACCCAGAAATATACACAGCTGTCATTCTCCAGACACAAATACCCTTTTTGTAATGAAGGTTTCTTCACATAGCCATCATTAACACTTTAAAGAGCTCGTATGTATAATCTATTTAGCTTTCAGGTACATTGACTGACTTGCAGTGTTTTACTCAAGTCAGCTaagagaacaggaagtgacaaagtGTTTTCTCCAGTGATGCATCAGCAAACTAACTATAAACACAGAGCTCATATTTGAGCTATTCTACGCTAAATTAGTGGAAATCCCTTACAATACTAGAACAGTTGGATACTATGTTGGAACTATAAAAAACCTGTACAAAAATGCATGGAGTCTGGTTTATGTACTTatgtttctcacttttttaTCCGTCCCTATTTAGTTTTTGTCTATTCCCCGTACTGAAGGACAATATTTTGcctttctcctttcctctcctctctgacaTGTTTTGCTTCTGTGAGCGAGACAGAAATGGAAGTTCAGCATAGGTTATCACTCCTGCAGACTTTGCTCTTCAGGAAACAGGAATTATAAAGAGTTGAGCCTCTTCCTACATCCTGAGCCAAACTGGGGAACAACACCAGTGGTTTCTCTCGTGAAGTCAGTTTAGCGTGTTATTCCTTAGTGTCCCCACTCTCATCTGCTTACTCTCATTGCTATAATTTCCTGATGAAACAGGAAGAGCTGTGTTGTGGTTTGATTCTTAGATCTGGCCTGTAAATGCTGACTAAttaatttcttgttttaaattctttaCATTTCAAACTAAACAGTAATTCTGCTGATGTTCAGGTTTGACCTTGCAAAGTGTTTGCCCAGTTTGTGTAGACACAGAGCAGGaaatagcaaacaaacaaacacaaatagtCATGGGAAATATTTCCTGTTGTTGCTCACTTTTTGAAAGTGTGTTGTCATCTTGTGATGCCAAGAACTCGTCTAATGCAATTAACCCAAACATTTTTGGTCTTATCATTAAAGATATCATTTAGTCTATCATacacagacatgtttttgttaACGTTCAACATGTTTTATGAATACCTAagctgaaaataacattttgtacCCATAAACTGTCTCCTAAATGAATGTTTGAAACCTGCATCTTCTCGTTAACTTTCACATGGTCACCCTCATTGCTACGTTTAGGACTTATTATCACCTCTAAATGTAAAAATCCATTACTTAGAACCACCAGGATTTTTGTTTGTCCCTGTTACAAACTCTCACATTTCGTCTGAATAATCGTTTGAGGCTAGAGGGGGCAAACTCTCTGGCGTTTATCAAAGTTtagagaaacaagaaaaacaaacaaaaaaaacaacaactgagtGTTGTAAACTTCTTTCTGCATCTTTTGATAGTGTTGAGCAGCACATACAAACAATACAGAGACCTGCTCTTAAATACTTGCTCAGCAGTGGTCAAAACCTCCACAGGGTTTCAGGAGAACTGTCTCCAGATCAGCTTCTAAagggacttttttttgtccGCTGCTGCTTCAAAGGTCAAGACTAACAAGCGATTAATTACCTCTTCGTTCAGTTTTTGTCGATACTTGTCCAGTTCTGACAGTGACTGGTGGCCATGTTGGAAGAACTGGGCTTGAGCCTCCATCAGCGACAACATCTGACACGACAACATGAGAAACCACTTACAAGAACTCCTGTATTTACTTTTATATCATAGAACTAGAAGGTATCCtgagcaaatacagaaaaaacatttccagcTGTTACTTCCCATTGCACACTTGCAGCACAGTATATAGTTttaaggataaaaaaaaaagttaaaataggTCAACGTGGACTCACTGCcatcaaaatgtctgttttcttcttgGCCTCAATGACATTAATCTGAAACAAAAAGGAAGCAGCGGTTAGAAACAGTTCATGTTTCCATAACCAACAAAACTCGCTGCCCGGTTTAAACCTAAGAGAACCACAACCACAGGTCTGGAGACGAGCCCCAAGGCAAACCCGTTATAATAACTATAATCAGACATGCTGCTGTATATTTTATCCAGGCTGTTTCTGGTACCTGAATACACTGGTTACGCAGGTTAATGAATTAATTCtccaacttttatttttactactttttgatttgatttgatttaacaCACAGGCAACACATTGCCGACAGTAGGTAGCAACAACCAACAGTCAAGGACATGAAAGctataaaatacacacatatgaCATCATGATTTCTGTTCATCCAACATCTCACCTCCAAGACATAATCCAGGGCCCCCGACCGAAAGGTCTTACGTGCGTTAAGCAGAGCGCAGCTCGCCTCCTCCACCTCGTGCTGTTTCCCCCGTGGGGCCTGAGCGTTCCTCGCCTGTGCCCCCTCCAGACATTCGCTGCTGCGCTCGAACTCCTTGCGCACATCCTTGAACCGACGCACATCCCtgaaagacaggagaaagaaggagggtGGAAAATTTGGTATGAACATCCTGGCTTCTGTGAGTTTTTAAACTTCATTTGCCAAATTGAATGAAAGCGaccaaaaagtaaaatgagTCCACATAATGCATAAGAGTAAActtataaaaagaaataacttttAGCTGCACAtttatatgatttatttttaagggCTCAGTGCCCTCGAACAGAAGCACCGGGCACCATACATATGATAATTTTTTTGCCATTGccaaaaaacagttttattcagTAAAACATATGTAAAAGAACCGTATAAGCTACATGGATTCCTGTTTGCCATTTGATAACAGACCCACAAACTCAAAGGGTTAAACCACATTCAGTTAAACTCCAGCTAACTTCTGTTGTCACATACTATGAAACTAACCCTCTCTCATCTAATCCACCATATCATTCCCGTTAACAAGAGCAGACTGCAAGACAGCGTACgaagagaaggaaaatgaagGAGCATAAGCCTTTAGtatctttttctgctttcatatATGCTTTTGCTTTCTGCTAATGTTTAGCGGACTTTCAGGGCAGTGACGCGGTCTAAAGAAGGCGGCTGGCTGTATGAATTATACTCAAGTTGGTGAGAGAAAGGTACCACAAACAAGAagatcaaatgaaacaaaatggctCACTCACTCTTTGACAAAGTTCTGCAGCTTCATCTTGACTGACTTCTGTGTGGTCTCAATCATTTCCTAAAAGAAAAAACGAGACAAGTGTATTGAAGTGAGCGCAGACCGCTGATGAATGTCAAGTGTTATTTGCTGAACGGTGTGATGCAGCCTTGTCTGACCACACTGCACGTACTGCAGCAGATAAGAGTCATGACTGGAATGGAGATTTGTGCTGCAAAATCTGAAAGGTCGAGACTGACGGACAGATGCACGGACTCACCCCCTGTGCCTCCAAGATGATTGACAgctttttggaaaatgtgtctAAACACTCCTGCAGGACAGACATCTTAGATTACACTCTGCATTTCATCGCACCCCAATAGTAATGCAATACAGTATGTGGttaaaagtattgggacactttAATGACTTcgtattctaaatacacagacagctttgcagctatgacagcttccactctgtgggaatatttgcccattcatgcagtagagcatttgtgaggtcaggcactgatgctggaccaaaaggcctggccCACAAtttccgttccagttcatcccaaaggtgttggatggggttgaagtcagggctctgtgtgggccggtcaagttcttccacaacaaactcatccaaccatgtctttatggagctttgccttgtgcactggggcacagtcgtgctggaatagaaaagggccttttccaaactgttgccacaaagttggaagcatagcattgtccaaaatgtcttggtatgctgatgcattaaaaacagccccataccacatctgaattcaataataaagaggtgtgtcccaatacttttggtctatatagtgtatctttcAATCTGTAATAACCATATCTTTCACCTCCATCATCTTGTCCCCAGAGCAGTGGTGTCCCAGCTCCCGGAGGCCGCTGACGAAGTTCTTGCTGCTCTGGCAGTAGACCCTGCCTGCCTCCACCATGGCGTGGCATTGTTTCACAAGCTGGATGAGACAAACATGCAACACCACGGTAAAATTCTTCCTGAACCCTCAGAAGACACTTGGGGTGACTTAACAGTCAGCCATAATCAGTATGAATAATTAAACATAATGAGTACTTATTCAcattaacagaaagaaaaagccGGAGTTAAAGGTTGCTCTGAATGAGCATAATCACTGCACATGCTAAATATAACCTACAGCTTCTGCTGAATACTGTCTGGAGTTCATTAAACTGCATTAGAGCCAGAACATTACTGGATTTTATGGGCTGGATTTCATATATGctgaatatttcattatatAGAAACAAATTAGGAGCTCTAGggctctttttttgtttttaacacctCTGACAAATGTCCGTCTAATATTCACTGGCCTcagtttttggtctccaccaactcctcaGCTGTGCTCATAGCTAGTTACAAACAAGGCTAACTAGCTGGTTgtagtgctttttttttttttttttttttgagcagaCTGCCTGGAAATGAACCTAAAGAAGGTAGTAAGAATGAACCAAAGGGGTGACAGTACTGAAACACACCAAGCTTGATGGAGCTGAAAGGGGAACTGAAGAGTTGGTGATAATTCCCAGTGAGGGATCGAAAGCAACCTGATCTACTGTTAAAGAAAAGAATTTACAATTTCTTTATATTACAAATAGTAGTAGAACTCAtaagaagtaaataaaaaccCCTGATTGATTGAGCACACACCAGGATTTTGCTGCTTCAGCTACCACCTGCTCTGGTAAGGCCAGTAGTTTATTgtggctaacgttagccaaCTCAAACATCAGTCTTTTTATTAGTACACTGAGTTAGCTGTCTGTGAGGATGTGAATGAGACTTTATTACACGGCAGTTTAAACAGTGACACTCATACTGATGCAGCTGATAAGCCAAAGCAGGCAGATAATAATGAAGCACTGTCACTTCATCTCTGCCAAGCAGGCAGCAGATATACCCAACAGATGGGACAGTGAAGGCATCATGGGGAGTATGGTATGCTAATGCTCTCGCAAGGTTGcctgtcgttttttttttttttttttttttgatgaaaaccACATTGGAAATAAACCAGTGGGCTACATTGTtgtttcatcctcttcctcagataaattcactcactcactcatacgttatttttaaaaaggataGGTTGTACTTGATACTCCACTGCATTTTATCTGACTGCTATAGCTACTGGTTACTTTGAAGATTATACAAAAATCATGATCAGTtcctaaacaaaacatgatgtaTTGAGGCAGGTTGACCAGACCCACCCGGCTGCAACTTTGACAGCAACGAATCTGACTGTTTCTTTGATAACAATCTAAACTTTTATCCAAAATTCCATTTTTGGTCAGGTATGTTACAGCATGTTACCATGTAGTGTGGTGTCAAAGCAGATAAAAACGTCTTGTGCAATCAGGGAAatttatctttctctttcagaCGGTCTGAGTTCAgctacagagcagcagcagcactggagCTGGTAAGTTTTTTTGCTCAGGGGCAAAGACGTTTGAACCCAGTTATTCCTGTTTTTTCTAAACTCCTGCATCTCCCTGCTGTCACATATAAATCACATTAAGATTCTCAGGGAGTGTTAAAGGAGCCAAGTGCTTCCTCTGGATAAGCTGTACGAGATGTGAAGAGTCTTCAGGTTAATGATTCACATTCATTCAATACCATCAAGGAAGAGAAACGCATCATGTGACCTCTCTCAGATGAACAGATCTGAAACTGTAACGTGCGTGTGAGCgcaaacacacaacagggaATACACGTTATCGCATCAAAGCAGAACAAGCAGTTGTTCTCTCCTGCTGTAGGACAATATGATGGGGAAGCAGCACTTGTGGCTACTTCCTGCTTACTGTCAGGTGAAAATATACCTCAAAAACCTGCCCACATCTCACTTCACGACAATTGATGCCTGTGAACCCTTCTGAAAGTAGAGCAGTGACTCAATTGTTTAAaagtgtaggtgtgtgtgtgtgtgtgtgtgtctcaccttcTCCAATCGTGTCTCGAGTTCGCTCACATCGTTTTGGACATCTTCGATTTCAGCTCTGAAACGCATACAAATACAGACAGTTTTAACGTCGGGGTTAACACACGACTCCTTGTTTTCTGGGGAGAAATCGGCGCTAAACATTTTGTCAATTTGACAGAATTTGAAGTTAAGCGAAAGGCACGGCGATGTTAATGATCGACTGCTTATTGAAGCCATTTATGAGGAGATGCTGACAGTTTTCAGACTCCTCAGGTTTTAATTTTTACATCACTCTACATTTGAATaatttggaacatttttttcaaaaactaCTTTCTGACGTTTTATACATTAACGTTGTCTCGTTCAACACGTTTCTGTCAACTTCAGTATTCCCCATTTTCTTGCCAGCTGTGTGATTCTGTGctgcaggttttattttgtaggttaCTATATATCATAATGATATCCTTACAGtattcttgttttattatttgcatTAAGAGCTTATAAACTTTTCCAGTAAAGACATAACAAGTAACAACACAAATCGATCAGTACAATGgaaatattatcaaaatatgataaataaaaagtgtaacTGAGATAATAAGTGCATGAAAAGTATTTAAATTGAAAtgtacacattttaaatataatttgtaatcattttgttaattttcacGGGTCAAAATAATCCTTGTAACTCAAATTTAGTTTTTGAATTTTATCCTTTCATAcataatttctttttcaaaatgagaaaacatgtg
This window harbors:
- the acap1 gene encoding arf-GAP with coiled-coil, ANK repeat and PH domain-containing protein 1 — its product is MTVKLDFEECLKDSPRFRAEIEDVQNDVSELETRLEKLVKQCHAMVEAGRVYCQSSKNFVSGLRELGHHCSGDKMMEECLDTFSKKLSIILEAQGEMIETTQKSVKMKLQNFVKEDVRRFKDVRKEFERSSECLEGAQARNAQAPRGKQHEVEEASCALLNARKTFRSGALDYVLEINVIEAKKKTDILMAMLSLMEAQAQFFQHGHQSLSELDKYRQKLNEEHTQFVLNSARDKRDMEQRHAAIKKKDMSYDDSIMDFNADAANGIAMEGYLYKRASNAFKTWSRRWFSIQKNQLVYQKKFKDQPTVVVEDLRLCTVKPSTENERRFCFEVVSPSKCCLLQADSERQQQAWISAVQNSIASAFQEHREDPHSPRQRCSSMSVSSPGGGGGGVADQESKGCKALEEVQAIQGNKQCCDCGEPGPDWASINLGITLCIVCSGIHRSLGVHFSKVRSLTLDSWEPELIKLMCELGNTVINRIYEARIDEITIKKPHPSSPRGDKESWIRSKYVEKKFIQKLPETGRNPPLSRSSARRNRSTTQDRTVQRPPLKPKPNRATLPRVTGLSPSDLVQKNNTGFHKDMDEEEEDLSGLHPGALLYRSAAMQNFPVMADALAHGADVNWVNVAEESSTPLIQAVSANALAACEFLLQNGATVNQADINGRGPLHHATILGHTGLVCLFLKRGADYNAKDRNQKDPITIAVDNANADIVTLLRIAKMNKEMREMDGAFGQSGDETYQDIFRDFSHMASNNPEKLKRRSADPKT